A genomic window from Lycium barbarum isolate Lr01 chromosome 4, ASM1917538v2, whole genome shotgun sequence includes:
- the LOC132638750 gene encoding uncharacterized protein LOC132638750 — protein MVRVVPKNVGRELEENQEHDISSEGDESSKTVSDGDNASKTVSDGNESSETSCNGDKSAEENDILLIPKRETSVDLSQYSLRKELEDGDHFDGLVSILSRWDVVKIIQYYLEKEKVYNQFMNSCFGCLLKVNLENWNKNYCGQIVHYLLQRRVVSLKKKEVWFIIDGKPIRFGMKEFAMITGLNCGKIPTGKALYDEGKAKDFLDLVLNKKSSLTGNDLKEILKSDRFDAQTKLKIAMVWFVESFLWAGDQKRTVDIKNMKMVTNLDYFNAYPWGRRSFEMTIEFLLNVNLKKKSAEWKENNSTSKGYSLQGFPWAFMVWAFEAIPILGEAFGQPLIESPLPLPRLLRWYDKKKTPPDYKTVLLTMQNKEVNT, from the exons ATGGTGCGAGTCGTTCCTAAAAATGTTGGCCGCGAGCTAGAGGAGAATCAG GAACATGATATATCTAGCGAGGGGGATGAGTCTTCTAAAACCGTTAGTGATGGGGATAATGCTTCTAAAACAGTTAGTGATGGGAATGAGTCTTCTGAGACATCTTGTAATGGGGATAAATCTGCTGAGGAGAATGATATATTATTGATACCAAAACGTGAAACCTCAGTAGACCTCTCCCAATATAGTTTGCGTAAGGAATTGGAGGACGGGGATCACTTTGATGGACTTGTGAGCATTTTATCAAGGTGGGATGTTGTTAAAATTATACAATATTACTTGGAGAAGGAAAAAGTGTACAACCAATTTATGAATAGTTGTTTTGGCTGCTTATTAAAAGTGAACCTAGAGAATTGGAACAAAAATTATTGTGGCCAAATCGTACACTATCTTCTACAACGACGTGTTGTAAGCTTAAAGAAAAAGGAGGTTTGGTTCATAATTGATGGTAAGCCAATTCGATTTGGTATGAAGGAGTTTGCTATGATTACCGGACTGAATTGTGGAAAAATTCCCACTGGTAAGgctttatatgatgaagggaaggCAAAAGATTTTTTAGATCTAGTGTTGAACAAAAAGAGTAGTCTAACGGGAAATGATTTAAAGGAAATATTAAAGAGTGACAGATTTGATGCGCAAACAAAGTTGAAGATCGCTATGGTGTGGTTTGTTGAGTCTTTTTTATGGGCTGGTGATCAAAAGCGAACTGTTGATATAAAGAATATGAAAATGGTGACAAACTTGGATTACTTTAATGCATATCCTTGGGGTAGGCGTTCTTTTGAGATGACAATTGAGTTCCTTCTAAATGTCAACTTAAAGAAAAAGTCTGCAGAATGGAAGGAAAATAATTCCACATCTAAAGGTTATAGCTTGCAAGGATTCCCTTGGGCTTTTATG GTGTGGGCTTTCGAAGCAATTCCTATACTAGGAGAGGCTTTTGGACAGCCATTGATAGAATCTCCCTTGCCACTTCCAAGATTGCTCCGATGGTACGATAAAAAGAAGACACCCCCAGATTATAAAACAGTGTTATTAACAATGCAAAATAAAGAGGTGAATACTTAA
- the LOC132637944 gene encoding uncharacterized protein LOC132637944, producing the protein MTIKLVVGGFILHIISAYAPQAGLGEEEKRRFWEDLDEMMGSIPSTEKLFIGGDFNGHIGSISEGYDDVHGGWGFGDRNGGGVALLDFAKAFELMCVIKLLEILSNYKRAPKPCANIEGNGSAENLKPQPQKWKRFLTLMLEFRDTIFSGSLS; encoded by the exons ATGACGATTAAGCTGGTTGTGGGAGGgtttattttgcacattattagtgcttacgcgccacAAGCGGGCTTGGGCGAGGAGGAGAAAAgacgtttttgggaggatttggacgagatgATGGGAAGTATACCGTCCACTGAGAAGCTATTcatcggaggagatttcaatgggcacattgggtcaaTTTCAGAGGGATATGACGATGTGCATGGAGGTTGGGGTTTCGGGGACAGGAACGGAGGAGGAGTTGCACTGTTGGATTTTGCAAAAGCCTTTGAGCTGATG TGTGTGATAAAACTGCTGGAGATTTTGTCTAATTATAAAAGAGCCCCTAAGCCTTGTGCAAATATTGAAGGCAATGGTTCTGCTGAGAACTTGAAGCCCCAGCCCCAG AAGTGGAAGAGATTCCTCACTCTTATGCTCGAGTTTCGTGACACCATCTTTTCAGGGAGTCTCTCCTAA